One window from the genome of Balneola sp. encodes:
- a CDS encoding Asp-tRNA(Asn)/Glu-tRNA(Gln) amidotransferase GatCAB subunit C produces MSVNENDVRYMADLARLQLSDDEVKSFTGDMNKILGYMEQLEELDTSDVEPLEHVIDLESRLRKDKAEEPLSHDDALKNAPDADSDYFRVPKVIE; encoded by the coding sequence ATGTCTGTAAATGAAAACGACGTCCGTTACATGGCCGACTTAGCCCGGCTACAGTTATCCGATGATGAGGTGAAATCCTTCACCGGTGATATGAATAAGATTCTGGGTTATATGGAACAGCTTGAAGAGCTTGATACTTCTGACGTAGAACCGCTTGAGCATGTTATTGACCTGGAAAGCCGACTTCGTAAGGATAAAGCCGAAGAACCTCTTTCTCATGATGACGCCCTCAAAAACGCCCCTGATGCCGATAGCGATTATTTCCGCGTTCCAAAAGTGATTGAATAA
- a CDS encoding phosphocarrier protein HPr — protein sequence MIKKKVTIINSAGLHARPSAQLVKLASKYKSDFYIHSYGYRVNGKSILGVMTLAAESGAELELELDGPDEEEALDAIVNLVESKFGMEDE from the coding sequence ATGATCAAAAAGAAAGTAACTATAATAAATTCAGCAGGTTTACACGCTCGCCCTTCGGCGCAGCTGGTTAAACTTGCCAGTAAATATAAATCCGACTTCTACATCCATAGTTATGGGTATAGGGTGAACGGGAAAAGTATATTAGGCGTGATGACGCTGGCCGCTGAAAGTGGAGCTGAGTTAGAACTGGAATTAGACGGCCCGGACGAAGAAGAAGCACTGGATGCAATTGTGAATTTAGTAGAAAGTAAGTTCGGAATGGAAGATGAATAG
- the ptsP gene encoding phosphoenolpyruvate--protein phosphotransferase: MMEATNTKEGIIKGRSVGGGVAIGKAFLVSSKSKTVNPTSITKAKVKSNKNRFLKARESLIDELQLMADELNDSGSAEIIDTQQQIIKDEEIERNVFEIIENKLLSVDFAIYQTYCQFIERLKESGSELFRQRIVDLEDLRDRFISKVSDQKNKKSIKKGALIVAREISPTDLVSYYEDGAVGLVMEKGGVTSHAAIIAKSLGMPCIVSADHVTKEVHNNELIILDGESGSLVHHPSKETLKEYKKKAAKADQAKTKKCSDTFETSDGFPFTLKANIEFEAELPKVKKQGAQGIGLLRTESLLFGHRRRKSEEEQLAFYNSILEGSEGPVTIRLFDIGGDKSSGRAVKEGNPFLGWRGIRLLLDEKELLRNQLRAILQIAAKYPGRIKILVPMISIINEVKAIRKEVEQIQGELLSEGIKIDDNVPLGLMVEVPSVALSAYQFAKEVDFLSVGTNDLTQYTMAVDRGNERICNLFQHYHPSVLRLIKMTVEGANKADIEVSVCGELAGDEIGAACLTGFGIKDLSMVPGSIPKISELLGSRSKSDFEAFAEAALEKSSAEEIEELFEEWKSI, encoded by the coding sequence ATGATGGAAGCCACCAACACTAAAGAAGGGATTATAAAAGGCCGCAGCGTAGGTGGCGGGGTGGCTATTGGTAAAGCCTTTCTTGTTAGCTCAAAATCAAAGACGGTTAACCCAACTTCTATTACCAAGGCGAAGGTTAAAAGTAATAAGAACCGCTTTCTAAAAGCCAGAGAAAGCCTTATTGATGAACTTCAGCTGATGGCTGATGAGCTCAATGACTCCGGGTCTGCCGAAATTATAGATACTCAGCAACAGATTATTAAAGATGAGGAAATCGAGCGTAACGTCTTCGAAATTATTGAGAATAAACTCCTCAGTGTCGACTTCGCTATATACCAAACCTATTGCCAATTTATTGAACGCCTGAAAGAGAGCGGGTCTGAGTTGTTTAGGCAGCGTATTGTAGACCTCGAAGACCTCCGCGACCGATTTATTTCTAAGGTTTCCGATCAGAAAAATAAAAAATCGATTAAAAAAGGAGCTTTAATTGTAGCGCGGGAAATTAGTCCTACCGATCTGGTTTCTTATTACGAAGATGGTGCTGTGGGTTTAGTGATGGAGAAGGGAGGTGTGACCTCTCATGCAGCTATTATCGCAAAATCGCTAGGCATGCCTTGTATTGTAAGTGCAGATCACGTAACAAAAGAGGTTCACAATAATGAATTAATTATACTGGATGGTGAGTCGGGAAGTTTAGTTCACCATCCCTCAAAAGAGACCTTAAAAGAATATAAAAAGAAGGCTGCAAAAGCAGATCAGGCTAAGACAAAAAAATGCAGTGATACTTTTGAAACCTCCGATGGCTTTCCCTTCACGCTAAAGGCAAATATTGAGTTTGAAGCTGAACTGCCGAAAGTAAAAAAACAAGGAGCACAGGGAATTGGATTACTGCGGACTGAAAGCTTACTGTTTGGGCATCGGCGCCGCAAAAGTGAAGAAGAACAACTCGCTTTCTATAATTCTATCCTTGAAGGTTCTGAGGGCCCAGTTACCATTCGCTTGTTTGATATTGGAGGAGATAAAAGTAGCGGCCGAGCTGTGAAAGAAGGCAATCCATTTTTAGGCTGGAGAGGAATTCGCTTATTACTGGATGAAAAAGAATTATTGAGAAATCAGCTAAGGGCAATTTTGCAAATAGCTGCTAAATATCCGGGCAGAATTAAAATTTTAGTACCGATGATTTCTATCATCAATGAGGTTAAGGCTATCAGGAAAGAAGTTGAGCAGATTCAGGGCGAGCTTCTTTCAGAAGGGATTAAAATTGATGATAATGTACCGCTCGGACTCATGGTGGAAGTTCCAAGCGTAGCTCTTTCAGCTTATCAATTTGCTAAGGAGGTAGATTTCCTGAGTGTGGGTACGAATGATCTTACCCAATATACCATGGCTGTCGATCGTGGGAACGAGCGGATATGTAATCTTTTTCAGCATTATCATCCATCCGTTTTGAGGCTTATTAAGATGACGGTTGAAGGTGCTAATAAAGCAGATATTGAGGTGAGCGTTTGTGGTGAGCTTGCCGGAGATGAAATTGGTGCAGCTTGCCTCACCGGTTTTGGAATCAAAGATTTGAGTATGGTTCCAGGCTCTATTCCGAAGATAAGCGAACTTTTAGGCTCCCGATCAAAGAGTGATTTTGAAGCATTCGCTGAGGCTGCACTGGAGAAATCATCTGCCGAAGAAATTGAAGAATTATTTGAAGAGTGGAAGTCGATATAA
- a CDS encoding superoxide dismutase, translating to MKLFTFFAAVLFATSACTQQTETEMTAMNSDTEHSELVATVMQVGDSNVAGSVTFSKAENGVRIQGNFEGLEPGNHGFHIHQYGDCTADDGTSAGGHFNPANNDHGAPTDMVRHMGDLGNIEADDSGMASVDYVDETVTMNQILGRGIIIHAGEDDLTSQPTGAAGSRVACGVIGIAQK from the coding sequence ATGAAGCTCTTTACTTTTTTTGCTGCCGTCTTATTTGCAACATCAGCATGTACGCAACAGACTGAAACTGAAATGACCGCGATGAATTCGGATACTGAACATTCTGAATTAGTAGCTACAGTAATGCAAGTTGGTGACAGTAACGTTGCCGGTTCTGTTACTTTTAGCAAAGCTGAAAATGGGGTCAGAATTCAAGGAAATTTTGAGGGACTTGAGCCTGGCAACCACGGTTTTCATATCCACCAATATGGAGACTGTACTGCTGATGACGGAACAAGCGCCGGCGGACATTTCAATCCTGCCAATAACGATCATGGTGCACCAACCGATATGGTTCGTCACATGGGCGACTTGGGTAATATTGAGGCTGATGACAGCGGAATGGCATCCGTTGATTATGTAGATGAAACGGTTACTATGAACCAAATTCTTGGACGAGGAATTATTATTCATGCCGGTGAAGATGATTTAACTTCACAACCAACAGGAGCAGCTGGGAGTCGCGTTGCTTGCGGTGTTATTGGAATAGCACAGAAGTAG
- a CDS encoding symporter: protein MNESIDALQLNLGTGGLHIMNVSLAIIMFGVALELTVDDFKKVAKNPKGTILGLISQFLLLPALTFVLVLVMQPHPSFALGMMMVAACPGGNISNFFSLLAKGNAALSVSMTAFATLLSIVMTPFNFTFWASMYGPTNAILTEIHLDLFEVFRIIILILGIPLILGMTLRHFKDDFSKMISPYIKNFGIIFFSGFVIVAFSMNFDHFINYVHLVIAVVFLHNAIALSSGYGLGYLFKLPKPDRKSIAIETGIQNSGLGLLLIFNFFDGLGGMALVAAWWGIWHIVAGLSIGWYWSIGKSTLQRKFSNA, encoded by the coding sequence ATGAATGAATCGATAGATGCGCTTCAGTTAAATCTGGGCACCGGCGGGCTGCATATAATGAATGTCTCGCTGGCTATCATCATGTTTGGCGTAGCTCTCGAGCTTACCGTCGATGATTTCAAGAAAGTAGCCAAAAACCCAAAGGGGACTATTTTGGGTTTAATTTCACAGTTTCTCTTGCTACCCGCCCTCACTTTTGTGTTAGTCCTTGTAATGCAACCCCACCCCAGTTTTGCTTTGGGTATGATGATGGTAGCCGCATGTCCCGGTGGCAACATCTCCAACTTTTTTTCTTTGCTTGCTAAAGGGAATGCAGCACTCTCAGTGAGCATGACGGCTTTTGCTACACTGCTCTCCATTGTGATGACTCCATTTAACTTTACATTTTGGGCAAGCATGTACGGCCCAACTAATGCCATACTTACTGAGATCCACCTCGACTTGTTTGAAGTCTTCCGGATTATCATTCTGATTTTAGGTATTCCCCTCATTTTAGGAATGACCCTCCGCCACTTTAAAGACGACTTCTCCAAAATGATCTCCCCATACATCAAGAATTTTGGGATTATCTTTTTTTCAGGATTTGTAATTGTTGCTTTCAGCATGAATTTCGACCACTTCATAAACTATGTGCATCTTGTAATAGCTGTGGTCTTTTTACATAACGCTATTGCCCTTTCAAGCGGATATGGGCTTGGCTATCTTTTTAAACTTCCAAAACCTGACCGAAAATCTATCGCCATTGAAACGGGAATTCAAAATTCCGGCTTGGGATTATTGCTTATTTTCAATTTCTTTGACGGACTTGGTGGTATGGCTTTAGTTGCTGCCTGGTGGGGCATCTGGCACATCGTGGCGGGACTAAGTATCGGATGGTATTGGTCAATCGGAAAATCAACCTTACAACGCAAATTCAGTAATGCGTAA
- a CDS encoding osmotically inducible protein OsmC codes for MKSKKIEFTGSQGDSLSAKLDLPEGDEQKGTVLFAHCFTCSKNLKVMSNITSILAQMGFATFRFDFTGLGESDGDFSNTNFSSNVDDLVAAYKYLESEGHSPAILAGHSLGGAAVLQAAHQMDSVKAVATIGAPAHPAHVRENFSMHLDEIEEKGEAEVTLAGRKFTIKKQFLDDLKEARMSRFIKKLDRALMIFHSPIDNTVGIDNASMIFNAAKHPKSFVSLDEASHLLSNDKDSKYVGKVLATWAEKYI; via the coding sequence ATGAAATCAAAGAAAATAGAATTTACCGGAAGTCAGGGCGACTCCCTTTCAGCAAAACTTGACCTCCCGGAAGGCGATGAACAAAAAGGCACGGTCTTGTTTGCCCATTGTTTTACCTGTTCCAAAAACCTAAAGGTGATGAGTAATATCACATCTATTTTAGCACAAATGGGCTTTGCTACTTTCCGGTTTGACTTCACCGGTTTAGGTGAAAGTGATGGGGATTTCTCAAATACCAATTTCTCTTCTAATGTGGATGATTTAGTAGCTGCTTACAAATATCTGGAATCTGAAGGGCACTCTCCCGCTATTCTTGCAGGACATTCTTTAGGTGGCGCGGCTGTCCTTCAGGCTGCTCATCAAATGGATTCGGTTAAGGCAGTGGCTACCATAGGCGCGCCGGCTCATCCCGCTCATGTCCGGGAAAACTTCAGTATGCATCTGGATGAAATTGAAGAAAAAGGCGAAGCTGAAGTTACCTTAGCGGGACGAAAGTTTACTATCAAAAAACAGTTTTTGGATGACTTAAAAGAAGCACGAATGTCCCGCTTTATCAAAAAATTGGATCGTGCGCTCATGATCTTCCATTCACCAATTGACAATACGGTTGGTATCGATAATGCCTCAATGATTTTTAATGCAGCAAAACATCCAAAAAGTTTTGTATCCTTGGACGAAGCCAGCCACCTGCTTTCTAACGATAAAGACAGCAAATATGTAGGTAAAGTACTAGCAACGTGGGCGGAAAAATACATCTAA
- a CDS encoding glyoxalase encodes MSNTTNPFHLAFPVKDLKESYAFYHELLGCETGRSSDSWIDFNMWGHQVVAHLSPDEAKESAMNAVDGHGVPVRHFGVILEMDEWQKLADKLKAADIEFVIEPYIRFKGEPGEQATMFFLDPSGNALEFKAFQNKEHIFAK; translated from the coding sequence ATGAGTAACACAACGAATCCTTTCCACCTTGCATTTCCGGTTAAAGACCTAAAAGAGTCATATGCTTTTTACCATGAACTATTGGGATGCGAAACCGGCCGCAGCTCTGACAGCTGGATCGACTTCAACATGTGGGGACATCAAGTAGTCGCTCACCTCAGTCCGGATGAAGCCAAAGAATCTGCCATGAATGCCGTTGACGGGCACGGCGTACCGGTTCGCCACTTTGGGGTGATTTTAGAAATGGACGAATGGCAAAAGCTGGCCGATAAACTGAAAGCTGCCGATATCGAGTTTGTTATCGAGCCGTACATCCGCTTTAAAGGAGAACCGGGCGAACAAGCTACGATGTTTTTCCTCGATCCCTCAGGAAATGCGCTGGAATTCAAAGCTTTCCAGAACAAAGAACATATTTTTGCGAAATGA
- a CDS encoding ABC transporter ATP-binding protein — translation MLALENITLHLGDRELLDGVSTFINPGERIGLVGPNGAGKSTLLKIIMGIQECDEGSIALSNEETLGYLPQDGVDPDFSLSVIEEVESAFAELFELEEEVNEIQTKLAEVDHESKEYERLMERYGQLQTKLETSGLYGLRAEVEKVLMGLGFSEEDFHRNTSEFSGGWLMRIALAKLLLRRPTYLLLDEPTNHLDIESLQWMENFLNTYEGAVVVVSHDKAFLDTITNRTLSLRSGEISDYAGNYSFYEKKWAEEKELLLNAKKNQEKQIKETQEFIDRFRYKASKASQVQSRVKQLEKMEKIELEEEQSKVSFRFPDPPRSGQVVMKLEDLHKSYDDHQVFDGIDYEIERGDKIAVVGPNGAGKSTLIRILAGLEPFQEGERKEGHNVTVNYFAQHQADELNPKRDALETMHDAGSGEKESRLRTILGCFLFQGDDVFKKVKVLSGGEKSRLALGKMLLSPANLLIFDEPTNHLDMSSKNILQQAIQQYEGTVVIVSHDRDFLDPIVDKVLDVQPGYIKTYLGNVSYYLERKKEEDEAESAETSTQKETKEEDSQLSRKEQRRIEAERRNELSRRTKPIRKNLEAVEKEIEQKELRIAEIEEEMAKPDFYDDAENVKKFSLEYDQLKADLTDRYSKWEEYQSRIEKVEEELEQSTN, via the coding sequence TTGTTAGCACTCGAGAACATCACTTTACACTTGGGCGACCGTGAGCTTTTAGACGGCGTCAGTACGTTCATCAATCCCGGCGAGCGTATTGGACTTGTGGGCCCAAACGGCGCAGGAAAATCTACCCTCCTCAAAATCATTATGGGGATACAGGAGTGTGATGAAGGAAGCATTGCCCTTTCAAATGAAGAAACGCTGGGATATCTGCCGCAGGATGGCGTTGATCCAGACTTCTCCCTTTCTGTGATCGAGGAAGTGGAATCTGCTTTTGCCGAGCTCTTTGAACTGGAAGAGGAAGTCAACGAAATTCAGACAAAACTGGCCGAAGTTGACCATGAAAGCAAAGAGTATGAGCGGCTGATGGAGCGCTACGGACAACTTCAGACCAAATTGGAAACCTCAGGGTTATACGGTCTTCGGGCTGAAGTTGAAAAAGTACTAATGGGGCTCGGTTTTAGCGAAGAAGATTTTCACCGGAACACATCTGAGTTTAGCGGAGGGTGGTTAATGCGTATCGCCCTTGCAAAACTACTCCTCAGGCGTCCGACCTATCTTTTATTGGATGAGCCTACCAATCACCTGGATATTGAATCCCTTCAGTGGATGGAGAATTTCCTGAATACTTATGAAGGAGCAGTGGTTGTAGTTTCGCACGATAAAGCATTTTTGGATACCATCACCAACCGAACGCTATCTCTAAGAAGTGGTGAAATTTCTGATTATGCCGGCAACTATTCTTTTTATGAAAAAAAATGGGCTGAAGAGAAGGAATTGCTTCTAAACGCCAAGAAAAATCAGGAAAAGCAGATTAAGGAAACTCAGGAATTTATTGACCGTTTCCGATATAAAGCTTCAAAAGCTAGTCAGGTACAGAGTCGCGTTAAACAGCTCGAAAAGATGGAGAAAATTGAGCTGGAAGAAGAACAGAGTAAAGTCTCCTTCCGCTTCCCCGATCCTCCACGCAGTGGACAGGTTGTGATGAAGCTTGAAGATCTCCACAAAAGCTATGACGATCATCAGGTGTTTGATGGGATTGATTATGAAATTGAACGAGGGGACAAAATCGCGGTTGTGGGGCCTAATGGCGCAGGGAAATCGACGCTTATTCGAATTCTAGCCGGACTCGAACCTTTTCAAGAAGGAGAAAGGAAAGAAGGCCATAATGTGACGGTAAACTACTTTGCTCAGCATCAGGCCGACGAGCTCAATCCTAAAAGAGATGCTCTCGAAACCATGCACGATGCCGGCTCCGGTGAAAAAGAAAGTCGCCTTCGGACGATCTTAGGTTGTTTCCTTTTTCAGGGTGATGACGTTTTCAAAAAGGTAAAGGTGCTTTCAGGGGGAGAGAAAAGTCGATTGGCACTTGGAAAGATGCTGCTATCTCCTGCTAACCTTTTGATCTTTGATGAGCCTACTAATCACCTGGATATGAGCAGTAAGAATATTCTTCAGCAGGCTATTCAGCAGTATGAGGGGACGGTGGTTATTGTATCTCACGACAGGGATTTCCTCGACCCGATTGTAGATAAAGTGCTGGATGTGCAGCCGGGCTATATTAAAACGTATCTGGGAAATGTGTCGTACTATCTTGAACGCAAGAAAGAGGAAGACGAGGCTGAGTCAGCCGAGACCTCAACCCAAAAAGAAACTAAGGAAGAAGATTCTCAGCTTTCTCGAAAAGAGCAGCGCCGTATTGAGGCTGAACGCAGAAACGAACTTAGCCGGCGAACGAAACCCATCCGTAAGAATTTAGAAGCCGTTGAAAAGGAAATTGAACAGAAAGAGCTTCGAATCGCTGAGATCGAAGAGGAAATGGCTAAGCCTGATTTCTATGACGATGCCGAGAATGTGAAAAAATTCTCATTAGAATATGATCAGCTCAAAGCCGACCTTACAGACCGATATTCGAAGTGGGAAGAATATCAAAGCCGTATCGAGAAAGTTGAAGAAGAGCTCGAACAATCGACTAACTAA